AGCCTTTAGATATCGAAGAGCTTATCAAGGCTGTGGAGGAAGTAAAAAACAGGTTATCCCAACAAGGCATCATAGAAAGTATTAACAAAGTAAAAAACTTTGATGCGATTCAAACGAATAAGTTCATGTTTCCTCACCAGTTTGGTTTTGATTTATTGGAAATTGGCACAATAATACGGTGTGAAGGTGTCGATAATTATACCCGATTTCATTTTACAGATGGTTCATCTAAACTAATAAGTAAAACACTCAAGAAAATCGAAGAGCAATTATCCGAATATGGCTTTATGAGAGTTCATAAATCAAATCTTGTCAACTTGCGCCATATCCTTAGCTATCACAAAGGGAAAACAGGCTCTCTGCTTATGTCTGATAAGTCTGAAGTGATGATAGCTTCAGGTAAAAAGAATAAGCTGGTTGAGCTCTTAGGATTATAATCTTAATCTTTGAATTTGTTTTTATCAGGACATTGTAAGCTTCATCCACATAGATCGAAAATTCTTGCTCGAGTATCACATTTTATAAATGATAGCATCGGGATTGTTTAATTAATCTCAGTCTCTGATATTTCACTACAATAAAATAATCATAGAACTTATTTCGATACGGGCTAAAAGTCTTATTTTTACGGACAAGTTAAAAAAGATAAAAAAACAAGCTTTGCAGTACGATTACGACTATATCATCATAGGAAGTGGATTTGGTGGGTCAGTAAGCGCTTTAAGACTTTCAGAAAAAGGCTATAAAGTGCTTGTTGTTGAAAAAGGAAAGTGGTTTAAAGCAGAAGACTTTGCTAAAACCAATTGGAATCTGAAAAAATGGTTATGGATTCCTGCATTGCGTTTTTTTGGTATCATGAAGATCACAATCTTTAAACATGTTGCCATACTTTCTGGAAATGGTGTTGGTGGCGGATCGCTTGTTTATGCCAACACATTACCAATTCCAAAACCAAGTTTTTATAATCAAGGTAGCTGGAGTAAACTGGCAGATTGGGGATTGGAGTTGAAACCATTTTACCAAATTGCACTTGACATGCTCGGTGCAAGTCGAAATCCAAAACTGTTTGACGGAGATATAGCCTTAAAACAATTAGGAGAAGAAATCAATCGTGCAAACCAATTTGAACATCCGTATGTGAGTGTTTTTTTTGGAAAGGAAAATGAATTGGTTGAAGATCCCTATTTTAATGGAGATGGCCCAAAACGAGCAGGATGTAATTTCTGCGGTGGTTGCATGACGGGTTGTAGGCATCATGCTAAAAACACATTGGACAAAAATTACCTTCATTTAGCCCAAAATCTGGGTGCTGAAATTAGGGCAGAAAGAGAGGTTTATGATGTCAAACCAGTTGATTGTGATGGTTCAGATGGATATGAAGTATATATTAAATCTAGTACCCAGCTATTTGCTAGAAATAGCAAACTCATTGCAAAAGCGGTCATATTTTCAGGTGGAGTTTTAGGTACGATTAAGCTCATGTTAAAACTTAAAAAAAGCTCTCTTACCCATTTGTCCGAGAAGCTTGGCGATTTTATCCGAACGAATAATGAGACATTGATAAGCGTTTCCACATTAGACAGCAACAAGGATTTATCTAAAGGAGTGGCAATCGGAAGTTTATTGCATACGGATGATAATAGCCATTTAGAAGTGGTTCGATATTCTGAAGGATCTGGTTTTTGGAAGTTACTTCATTTTCCGCTGGCAACTGGAAGCAATATTTTTATTCGACTATTCAGAATGATAGTACAATTGCTTAAAGCTCCTTGGAGTTATTTCAAAGTATACTTTGTAAATAATTGGGGGAAAAGCACGGCAGTCCTTTTGTTTATGCAAAGCATTGATAGTACACTCAGGTTCAAAATAGGATTCTTTGGCAGTATGCGGTCAATTGTAGGTAAAGGTAAAAAGCCAAGTCCATTTATTCCTGAATCGATTGATTTAGTTGAAAAATACAGCAAAATAGTAGGAGGGAAGGCTACTTCTTTTTCTTTGGAAACATTGGCAGGATTGTCATCTACTGCCCATATTCTTGGTGGTGCGGTTATGGGAGAAGATAGTTCAAGTGCAGTCATCAATAAAAACAATGAAGTTTTTGGTTATAATAATATGTACGTGATTGATGGATCAATGATATCAGCAAATCCTGGAGTCAACCCAGCATTAAGTATTACAGCCATTGCAGAAAGAGCTATGAGTAAAATTCCTAAAAAGGTAAAATAGCAATGAAAGAAACAACAAATTCTGAAATAGATCATTTGCTGGCAAGGCAAAAAGCATTTTTCTCCTCGTTAAAAACAAAATCCTATCATTTTAGAATTGAACAATTAAAGAAGCTGAAAAAGGCTATACTACTTCATGAGGACTTTATCTATGATGCATTAAAAACTGATTTAGGAAAATCAAAACAAGAAGCTTATTACACAGAAGTTGGGCTGGTACTTGATGAATTGGATTTTCATATAAAGAATTTAAAGGATTGGATGTCTGCTAAAAAAGCTCCAACTCCCCTTAAATTATGGCCTTCAAGTAGCAAAATTTACCATGAACCATTAGGTATTTCCCTTATCATGGCTCCTTGGAATTATCCATTTCAATTGTTGATTAATCCTTTAATTGGATGTATTTCAGCTGGTTGTTGTGCCATTGTTAAACCTTCACCTTATACACCTCATGTTGCTAAAGTTATTGAGAAAATGTTACTTGATAATTTTGAGTCAGATTATATTTCATGTATTCAGGGTGGGCGTCATGTGAACGAGATTTTATTAGCGAAAAAGTTTGATCTGATTTTTTTCACGGGAAGTCCTGCTATGGGTAAAGTTGTTATGAAAGCAGCAGCCGAAAACCTAACGGCCATTATTCTTGAATTAGGTGGTAAAAGTCCTTGTATAGTAGATGAACATGCCAACATCGAGATGGCTGCCAAGCGAATTGCTTGGGGAAAAACGATTAATGCAGGACAAACATGCA
The Bacteroidota bacterium DNA segment above includes these coding regions:
- a CDS encoding response regulator transcription factor, producing MEIKAIIVEDELPARETLEAYLEKYCPEIKVVATASNIDEAIQAIRNNDVDLLFLDIELPYGNAFDLIEKVGKDDFEIVFITAYSDYAIEALNKKAAYYIMKPLDIEELIKAVEEVKNRLSQQGIIESINKVKNFDAIQTNKFMFPHQFGFDLLEIGTIIRCEGVDNYTRFHFTDGSSKLISKTLKKIEEQLSEYGFMRVHKSNLVNLRHILSYHKGKTGSLLMSDKSEVMIASGKKNKLVELLGL
- a CDS encoding aldehyde dehydrogenase; amino-acid sequence: MKETTNSEIDHLLARQKAFFSSLKTKSYHFRIEQLKKLKKAILLHEDFIYDALKTDLGKSKQEAYYTEVGLVLDELDFHIKNLKDWMSAKKAPTPLKLWPSSSKIYHEPLGISLIMAPWNYPFQLLINPLIGCISAGCCAIVKPSPYTPHVAKVIEKMLLDNFESDYISCIQGGRHVNEILLAKKFDLIFFTGSPAMGKVVMKAAAENLTAIILELGGKSPCIVDEHANIEMAAKRIAWGKTINAGQTCIAPDYLFVHHSIKDELIAKIKACFTDMYGINIKESEFYPRIVNEKAFDRLHNMMQQGKIVVGGQTERANKYIEPTLIDHVKSDFLIMQEEIFGPLLPIISFEEISEAIDYINKNEKPLSFYYFGKSKQAKEILQQISFGGGCINDTLIHFANHYLPFGGVGNSGKGVYHGYNSFQAFSNSQGVMKSLNLLDLPLRYPPFKWFKLVKKVI
- a CDS encoding GMC family oxidoreductase; this encodes MQYDYDYIIIGSGFGGSVSALRLSEKGYKVLVVEKGKWFKAEDFAKTNWNLKKWLWIPALRFFGIMKITIFKHVAILSGNGVGGGSLVYANTLPIPKPSFYNQGSWSKLADWGLELKPFYQIALDMLGASRNPKLFDGDIALKQLGEEINRANQFEHPYVSVFFGKENELVEDPYFNGDGPKRAGCNFCGGCMTGCRHHAKNTLDKNYLHLAQNLGAEIRAEREVYDVKPVDCDGSDGYEVYIKSSTQLFARNSKLIAKAVIFSGGVLGTIKLMLKLKKSSLTHLSEKLGDFIRTNNETLISVSTLDSNKDLSKGVAIGSLLHTDDNSHLEVVRYSEGSGFWKLLHFPLATGSNIFIRLFRMIVQLLKAPWSYFKVYFVNNWGKSTAVLLFMQSIDSTLRFKIGFFGSMRSIVGKGKKPSPFIPESIDLVEKYSKIVGGKATSFSLETLAGLSSTAHILGGAVMGEDSSSAVINKNNEVFGYNNMYVIDGSMISANPGVNPALSITAIAERAMSKIPKKVK